From the genome of Mycoplasma sp. 1578d:
GGGATATTTTTATGTATAGATTTAATTAGATCTAATTTCTGAATAAAATTTTCGTATTGCCCTCTTTTTTTAGTACTATCGTGATCATCCCGAACTTTCATTTCGACAACATAGATTGAATTTTTATCTCTAAAATATTGATCTACGCTTAAATATAAATTCTTTTTATTGTTAATTAATTGCTTATCAAAAATTGTATATCCCAGTTTTTGAATATATTTAGTTGTAATTTCTTCTAAAATATCTCCAAATTTAATTTCATTACTTTGGGTAATGTTCTGAAGTAATTTTTGCCTAGCGTTCGATAATCTAAACAAACCGGAAAATCTTGTAGGATTATTAATAATCTTAATTAATAACAAATAATAAAAGTCATCTCCTTCTTTAAGATGTTTACTAACTATTTCGTTAAATTCTTCTTGTGAAATGAACATAATGTATTAACTTTTTTGAAAAGAACAATATTTTTAAAAAATAACCTGTACTACTATTATAAATATTTAAATAAATTCGCGGACTGAAAAATTTAAATTTAATTAAAAATAATGGAATTTTTTTATATTTTAGGCAATTAAAATCTAATAATATTAAACAAAAAAATAAAAAAAGTCTAATACATTCGTATCAGACCATTTATTCAATGGTGGAGATGACGGGAGTCGAACCCGTGTCCACATGTAAATGCTAATATGCTTCTACAGTTTAGTTAATTTTAATTAGTTATTAAATCTCGAAATTAACAAAATTTGATTTACAACTTTGACTGATTTTCGTGAATAAATCGTCAATTTAACCACTATCCTTTAAGACCCATTTATCTAATAAAGGAGTTTTAGATAAATGACTTTGACGCTAATTAAAATGCGTAAGCAAAGGTTTGATTTTGTACCATCATTGATGGTGAAACTTTTTCAGATTTTCCGTTTATTGGAACCTAGAAGTTTTTAAGGTGAACCACACCACTGCAACATACAAGAACCTACACCTGTCGAAACCATTACATCCCCATTTAAAGGTAGTTTTTAATTACCTTTTGAAGCCTTTTTTGAGTTTCTTCTTTAGCGATTTTTTCTCTTTTATCATACTTTTTAAGACCCTTAGCGAGTCCTATTTCGACCTTAATTTTACCTGCTTTAAAATACAATTTTAAAGGAATTAAAGTGAGCGGTTGTATCTCTAAAGAGAATTTAATCTTTCTAATTTCGTTTTTGTGAAGTAATAATTTTCTATCACGAAGTTCATCAACTTTTAAAAGCATATATTTATTAAAATGGGCTTCTTTTAAAAAGATTTCATTTTTATAAATTGAGCAAAAAGCATTTGATAAATCAACTTGATTGGCTCGACAAGATTTTACTTCTCAACCAAGCAGTGAAATTCCTGCTTCATATTTATCTAAAATCTCATAATCTCGAAAAGCTTTTTTATTGTTAGAAATAATCTTCATAATAGCTTATTAATTTTAACATTTTACAGATAAATTAGGTCTATTTCTTGCATTGGTTTACAAACTAGAATTTAATTTATTTTTAATATCAGGATTATCGGTTAGATAATCCTTCATTGCTTTTTTACCTTGAGCCACATTCTTGCCTTCATAAGAATATCAAGCTCCTTTTTTAACTAAATTACCATTTTCAACACTTAAATCAATGATTTCTCCTAAAGTATCAATCCCACGAGAGAATAAAATTTCACTTACACCAACTTTATATGGAGCTGAAAGTTTATTTTTGACTACCTTAAATTTAACTTCATTCCCAATTGAATCTTTACCATCCCCTAGCACTGAGCCTTTTCTAACTTCGACACGAATTGAAGAATAAAATTTCAGAGCACGTCCACCAGTGGTGGTTTCTGGATTTCCAAAAATAACTCCAACTTTCTCTCTAATTTGATTAATGAAAATAACAGTAGTTTTATTTTTATTTAAACTCGCGGTGATTTTTCTTAATGCTTTAGACATTAATCTTGCTTGCAGACCAATTTGTTGATCTTTCATTTCTCCGTTTAATTCAGCTTCAGGGACTAATGCGGCTACTGAATCCACAACAATTAAATCTACATGCCCACTTTTAGCTAATAAATCAACAATTTCTAGTGCTTGTTCTCCTGAATCAGGTTGTGATAAAAGAAGTGTATCAACGTTTACTCCGATATTTTGTGCATAAACAGGATCAATTGAATGCTCAGCATCAATAAAAGCAGCTATTCCACCATTTTTTTGTACTTCAGCAATTGCATGAAGTGATAAAGTTGTTTTACCACAAGATTCAGGACCATAAATCTCAATTACCCTACCTTTGGGAAATCCATTTATTCCAAGTAATTTATTAAGTACATAACTACCACTTGAAAAAACTTCAGTTTCTCCATAAGGAACATCTCCTAAAATCATAATTGATTCAGTACCGAAACGTTTTTCGATTTCTTTTAGTGTTTCTTTAATTAATTTTTGTTTATCATCCATACTAACTCCATTCAGTTAGTTAATATTATTTTAGTTAAAAAATTATAAAATAAAACTTTTGCTGGATTCTTCCACTTTTTTAACTCTAAATCGCAAACAAAAAGTGCCTTAAGCACTTATTATTTACGAAGATTAAGTTCTTCAAGACATCTTAAGTATTCAGCTGGATTAGATTTTTTAAGGTGTTGTAATAACACTTTACGCTTTGCGATTTTTGCTAAAAATCCTCTTTTTGAGTGATTATCTTTTGGATTATTTTTAAAGTGTGGTTTTAAAAGTTCAATATCTTCTGTTAAAATCGCAATTTGAACAAATGAATTTCCAGTGTCTTTAGGATTTTTACCATATTTAGCAACTAGTTCAGCTTTTTTTTCTTTTGTAACCATAATTATCTCCTTAATTATGTTTTAAACATAGCCAAAATTTGTATTTTAACCAAGTTTAAAATTTATGTTTTAATTTCTACACTACATTATATCATATTTTTATTTTCAATAAAATATGACTTTGCGTCACAAAGATCTTGTTCAGTCACTAGATCTTGAGGTTTAGATGTAATAATTTTTAATTTTGCAATTACCTCAACTAAAAGTTGCTGTTTTTGTGGAAATTTGATTTCTGAATCAATTAAATGAAGATATTTATTTTGATCTAAGCTTTGATGGAGAACCCCATAATACACCACAATTGGACTTTTAATTAAAACAATATAAATTCCAGGATGAATTGGAGCAATTTTTTCGTGTGTTTGAACAATGTTTGAACCAGTAAAAAATCCCGAAAAAGAATAATTTTTTGGTAAAAGTAAATTAAGCTTATCAATATCTCCAAATTCTAAAAGATCTTTGAGATCTTTAGTGCTGATTTTAACATTTTGAACTTTATATAAGTCAAGAACATTGACCTTAGCGTTTGGCAAAATATGTTCAATATCTTGAGCAGTATATTTAGCTCCACGACCAAATCTGAAATCTTTTCCTACAGTAATGTTTACTTGATGATTTGAAAAAATTTTATTGAGAAAATCTTTTCCGTCCATAAGTGAAATTTTGGAAAAATTTAATTCAATTACAGCATTAATCCCAAGCGAAGCTAAAGTTGTATATTTAGCAAAATTATCAGTGAAAAAGACTTTTCCGAATTTAGGCATAAATTCTTCATTGTTAAAACAAATGACAATTTTGCGCCCTGAATTGCTCGAGATATTTTTTAAAAGTTGAAAATGACCCATATGAAACGATTCAAATGAACCGATAATGAAGTTGTCATTTGGTTGAATTGTAAAATTATCAATGTTATAAATAATCATATGCTATATAATTTTAAGCTCTTTAAGTTTTAAATATACTCCATCATATTCACAATCAATAGCAATGTCTTTAGCTACTTGCTTGAGACTTTCTGAACCTCGTTCCATAGCAACCCCATACCCTGAATCACGAATCATTTCATAATCATTTGCTCCATCACCAAAGGCAATTAAATCTTGGACATTAATCCCTAATTTTTGACACAATAAATTTAAGGTATAAAATTTATTAATATTTTTAGGCAGAATAAAAAGTCCCCGAGTTCAAATTGAATTTACTTCCATTGATAAATTGTGCTCTTGAATATAATCATTAATTCTCTGAATCAAATCATGTGGATTATCTTTGTTAATAGTGATTAAAAATAAATTATCAGTGCTTAGTAATTCTTCGTCAAAGTCGACATAATTATGTGCATTTGGACCAACAAATCAATGATCAAGTTTTAATTGTGGAGATTTGAACACCTTATCAAAATCTGAAATGGAAATCCCTTTAAGCTCATCTTTGAAATGATGATAAACTTGAATCACTTCTTCTTTAATTAAGGTTTTCTTAAAAATAAATTCTTTCTTAGCCACATCCCAAATAAATGAACCGTTT
Proteins encoded in this window:
- the recA gene encoding recombinase RecA, whose protein sequence is MDDKQKLIKETLKEIEKRFGTESIMILGDVPYGETEVFSSGSYVLNKLLGINGFPKGRVIEIYGPESCGKTTLSLHAIAEVQKNGGIAAFIDAEHSIDPVYAQNIGVNVDTLLLSQPDSGEQALEIVDLLAKSGHVDLIVVDSVAALVPEAELNGEMKDQQIGLQARLMSKALRKITASLNKNKTTVIFINQIREKVGVIFGNPETTTGGRALKFYSSIRVEVRKGSVLGDGKDSIGNEVKFKVVKNKLSAPYKVGVSEILFSRGIDTLGEIIDLSVENGNLVKKGAWYSYEGKNVAQGKKAMKDYLTDNPDIKNKLNSSL
- a CDS encoding FAD synthase produces the protein MIIYNIDNFTIQPNDNFIIGSFESFHMGHFQLLKNISSNSGRKIVICFNNEEFMPKFGKVFFTDNFAKYTTLASLGINAVIELNFSKISLMDGKDFLNKIFSNHQVNITVGKDFRFGRGAKYTAQDIEHILPNAKVNVLDLYKVQNVKISTKDLKDLLEFGDIDKLNLLLPKNYSFSGFFTGSNIVQTHEKIAPIHPGIYIVLIKSPIVVYYGVLHQSLDQNKYLHLIDSEIKFPQKQQLLVEVIAKLKIITSKPQDLVTEQDLCDAKSYFIENKNMI
- a CDS encoding YcsE-related riboflavin metabolism phosphatase; amino-acid sequence: MKTLEGKIKIAAFDVDGTLLPNAHIKFSQHTKEMFGQLRAKKIITVIATAREFATIGDFLEQLQPDYFIGSNGSFIWDVAKKEFIFKKTLIKEEVIQVYHHFKDELKGISISDFDKVFKSPQLKLDHWFVGPNAHNYVDFDEELLSTDNLFLITINKDNPHDLIQRINDYIQEHNLSMEVNSIWTRGLFILPKNINKFYTLNLLCQKLGINVQDLIAFGDGANDYEMIRDSGYGVAMERGSESLKQVAKDIAIDCEYDGVYLKLKELKII
- the smpB gene encoding SsrA-binding protein → MKIISNNKKAFRDYEILDKYEAGISLLGWEVKSCRANQVDLSNAFCSIYKNEIFLKEAHFNKYMLLKVDELRDRKLLLHKNEIRKIKFSLEIQPLTLIPLKLYFKAGKIKVEIGLAKGLKKYDKREKIAKEETQKRLQKVIKNYL
- the rpsO gene encoding 30S ribosomal protein S15; translation: MVTKEKKAELVAKYGKNPKDTGNSFVQIAILTEDIELLKPHFKNNPKDNHSKRGFLAKIAKRKVLLQHLKKSNPAEYLRCLEELNLRK
- a CDS encoding HpyAIV family type II restriction enzyme, translated to MFISQEEFNEIVSKHLKEGDDFYYLLLIKIINNPTRFSGLFRLSNARQKLLQNITQSNEIKFGDILEEITTKYIQKLGYTIFDKQLINNKKNLYLSVDQYFRDKNSIYVVEMKVRDDHDSTKKRGQYENFIQKLDLIKSIHKNIPIKASMWFVDDKLTKNKNYYLEQMKINRFDNIELKLYYGAEFFNSLNSNHIWEELKKHLTYYKKQKRTIEFTVPDFGTSTEILNALVKLPEKEWTKLNSEKEEYVLLRDELFSSGNNIELAKQKRLFVDNEK